The genomic segment TTCTACTGCTCTCAGCCTTTGTATGGAAAACAATATGTCAATAATCGTATTTGACATTTTTAAGCGGGGCAATTTAAAAGATTTGGTTCTCGGGGACAAAAAAATAGGTACCCTGATTTCTAACTCGGAGGATATTCGGATCGATGGCGAATGAAGAAGTAATCAGCGCAATGAAGTCCAAGATGGATAAAACCGTGGAACTCCTAAAAAAGGATTTCGCGGGAGTCCGGACGGGCAGGGCGAACCCTGCATTGATCGAAGATCTTAGAGTGGAATATTACGGAACTCCTACTCCAATCAACCAGTTGGGAAATATCTCCGCTCCGGAACCTAGACTTCTGGTAGTTTCTCCTTATGATAAGGGAACTATGAAAGATATCGAAAAGGCAATCCAAGCTTCCGGACTAGGACTACAACCTACGAACGACGGGGTTGTAATTCGTATCATCATCCCGGAACTTACCGGCGAAAGACGTAAAGAATTGGCAAAAGTGGTAAAATCCAAATCGGAAGAGAAGAAGGTCGCTGTAAGAAACATCCGCCGTGATGCTATGGAAGATCTTAAAAAACATTCCGAAGGAATTTCCCAAGACGAATTGAAAACTCTACAAGACCAGGTGCAAAAAATTACGGATTCTTATATTGATAAAGTTTCCGCAATTACCGCTGAAAAAGAGAAGGAAATCACTACGGTCTAAGCTTGGCTTCTTCCAAAAAAAAAATCCCCCGTCACGTGGCCGTCATCATGGATGGGAACGGAAGATGGGCGACATCTAAGGGACTTTCCAGATCCGAAGGACATAGAGCAGGAGCGGACGCAATTGACCGTCTCATGGACTCCAGTCTTTCCTTAGGTTTAGAAGTAGTTTCTCTATACGCATTCTCCACAGAAAACTGGAAACGTCCGATCACGGAGATCAGATCCATATTCAATCTTTTGGTGGAATTTATAGATTCCCGTTTGGATACGATCAACGCCAAGGGGATCAGAATATTACATTCAGGTTCTAGAAAAAAGTTAAGCTCTTTGGTTTTATCTAAAATCGATCATGCAGCTGAGATCACCCGCAAAAACCGCAAATTAACCGTGAACTTTTGTTTAAATTACGGGTCACAGGAAGAGATTTTAAACGCGTTTTCCAGATTAGCGGAAGAAAGAAAGAAGAAGTCCATCTCCATCCAAAAACCGATCAGCACAAAAGAACTCGAAAAATATTTGTATACGTACCCCCTTCCGGCAGTAGATTTATTGATTAGAACTGCTGGGGAGAGGAGATTATCCAATTTCCTTCTATGGCAATCCGCTTATGCGGAGCTTTTTTTTACTGAAAATCTTTGGCCTGAATTCGGAGACAAGGATCTGAGAGAGGCGCTGGATTGGTTCCGGGGAAGGACCCGAAAATTCGGAGGTTTAGAGAATGGGTGAAACTACAAAAAGGATCCTTTCTGCGGCTGTGCTCGTAGCGCTCTACCTGTTCATGATCTTTTACAGGGATTTTTATTATTTACAAACTCTGGTAATACTTCTGGTCGCAGGAGTGATAGGTCTGACAGAATTTTATAGGCTTTCCGATAGAGGCCAGGATGGAAGACCTTTCAAGGGAACCGGAATATTCTTCTTTATTATAATATTATTAATTTATTATTTTAGATTTGTAGCTTCTCAGAATAAATTCGAGCCGCCTATTTTCTTCCAGACACATTTTAAACTGTTTGTACCTAGTTTTGACGCGGTAACCTTCTCCTTTGTATTACTTTTCTTTTTCAGTTTCCTTCTCCAAATTTTAAGAAGGCCATTGGATGGTGCAATCTTCTCCGTTAGTTCCACGATTTTAGGAGTGGTTTATGCGGCACTTCCATTAGGGCATTTATTTCTTCTTTTGGGAATGAACCAAGGGATATACTATGTATTCCTAGTTTCCGTTGCAACATTCCTCACCGACGTGGGAGGATATTTCGGCGGACGTTGGTTCGGTAGAAATCCGGCAGGACTTGCGATCTCTCCTAAAAAGACCTGGGAAGGTTATGTTTCCGGGATTATAGTTGCGATCGGTTCCGTTTTTTTACTGAATATTCTTTGGGAAAGAAGCACCGGCGTTACTCCTTTAGTTTCAGGTGCGGAAGTATTTTTAGTTTCCTTGATTTTATCTTTAGTGGGCATCGTAGGGGACTTATTAGAATCTGCGATGAAAAGAGACGCTAAGGTAAAAGATTCTGGGAATTTGATCCCGGGACATGGTGGGATTTTGGACAGAGCTGACGCCTTACTTTTAACAGTTCCTATCCTTTATTTTTATCTCCAGATCAAGGTCGCTCTGGGATTTCCGGTCTAACTAACAATATGAAAAGAGGCGTCTCTATACTGGGTGCCTCCGGATCGGTAGGGGAGTCCACTCTCAAAATACTCCGCCAATTTCCGGAAGAGTTTCGGTTAATATCTTTTAGCGTACATTCTAATTTACAAAAAGCGGAATCTATTGCGAAAGAATTCCAACCGGATGTTTTGTGTATCAGTTCGGAAACTGCAGACCGAACTATTCTCGGAAATAAGATCGGAAATACTAAGGTATTATACGGATCTAAAAGTTTAGAAGAGATCGTTTCTGATCCAGAATGTGAAACCGTTGTTACTGCAGTTGTCGGTGCGAGCGGGATTCGTCCTACTGTTGCAGCAATCCGTGCCGGCAAAAAGATCGGGATCGCAAATAAGGAAACCTTAGTAAGTTGCGGACCTTATATCAGAAGTTTATTAGAAAATTCTAAATCATCTCTGGTTCCTGTAGACTCGGAACATAATGCACTTTTTCAACTTCTTGAAAATATGAAGAAGGATTCACTCGAAAGAATAGTCCTAACTGCTTCCGGTGGGCCTTTTCGTAAACTTCCGGTAGAGGATCTTCCAAAAGTAACGATTGAACAGGCTCTCAAACATCCTACCTGGAATATGGGGCCAAAGATCACGATCGATTCAGCAGGGATGATCAATAAAGGATTAGAAGTGATAGAGGCTCATTTCCTTTTTGGATTCTCTTACGATAAGATAGGTGTGGTCATTCATCCTCAAAGTGTGGCCCATGGTTTGGTCGAGACCAAGGATGGAGCGAGTTTTGTATATGCTTCTTATCCTGATATGATCTTTCCTGTAGCTCATTCATTATATTATCCTAAAATAGTTCCCAACGTTTTGAGATCTCATCCCGCTACTTCTTGGGGAACTCTGGAATTTTTAGAGCCGGACATGGAAAGATATCCAGGTTTGGCGCTGGCGTACGAGGCAGGAAGGGCAGGGGGCACCGCTCCTTCTATCTTCAATGCTTCTAACGAAGTAGCTGTGGAATTGTTCTTACAAGGTAAAATTCTTTTTACCGATATTCCTTCTCTCATACGGAATGTTTTGGAAAAAATCCCAAATTCGTTTCCAAACGATTTAGAAGGATATGAAGAAGCGGATAGAAAGGCCAGAGAGTTGGCCTTCCATTTCTCTAAAGATAAGGTAGTGAATTTATGTTAGCAGATATTCTCGGCATCGTATTTATGCTGGCCCTTTGTATTTTTATCCATGAGCTGGGCCATTTGATCATGGGTTGGGTCGTAGGCGTAAAGGCCAGGATCTTCTCCATTGGATATGGAAAAGGGATTTGGAAAAAGAAAATCGGTGAGACTACTTTTCAAGTCACAGGAATTCCGTTAGGCGGTTATGTTCTATTCAAGGGAGATGAAGGTGGAGCATTAAAAGGGGAAAAAGGAGAATTTTTATCCACTCCTCCTCTTAAAAGAATGATCCCTGTTTTCGGCGGTCCCTTATTCAATTTGATCCTCGGATTTTTTATCATCTTCGGTTTATACGCGATCGGCTATTCTCCTGCTGGAACTAAAATTTATATAGAACCTGCGATAAATGAATATTCTTCCGGATACCAAGCAGGCTTAAGAAGTGGAGATAAGATCATCTCCGTAAACGGGACCAAAACGGAATCCAAATACGAATTATTATCCGAGCTTGGACTTGCTCGTGGAAAAGATATCCAACTCAAGGTAGAGAGAGAAGGAAAAGAATTAGAATTTCATTTTGCCGATCCTCAGATCGGTGTTGATTTTGCAGGAGAAAGACTCGTGCAAGTGGACTTCGGATACGGTTCCACTCTTAGTCATTGGTTCTTGAAAAAACTTTCCTTCTTGGATCCGAATGGAGAAGCGGCAGAATATAGAAAACAAAGAGAAAGAAAGGCAGCGTTGGATCCTAAACTTTCTCCTCGTGAACTCGCATTACAAGAAGCAAGACTAAACAAAGAAGCAATCGAATCCAGAGCCTTGGATTATTTGAACGACGGAGACAGGATCTTATCCGTAAACGGGATAGAAGTCCATACCGTTCCGGAGTTACAACGTACTCTCGGAAAATTCCAAAACGAAAAAGTTAAATTAGAAGTGGATCGTAAAACGTATCCATTGCTCAATCCATGGACTCGTGAAAAAGCAGAAGTGGAGATGACTCCTCTTGCCGCATTCGTTGTGGAATTAAAGGATGTTCGAGATAGAAAATATCCTGAGATCCCAATTAGCACAATCAGTCTCAGAAGCCATGATCCTGAAATTAAGCTTAAACTTCTAAGTTTAAAAATAGACGGTAAGTCTTTTGCGGATCTGGAAGATTTCAAAAAAACTGTCCAATCTCAAATCGGCAAAAGGGTTCAGTTAGAAGTCCAAGGTCAGGTCTGGGATACAACACTCGGATTCTACCAAATTGGTCTTTTAGGTTTCACTGCTAAGATGCACGTGAAAGAAGAAAGTATGGACCGAAAACTTTCCTTCGGAGAGGCATTTTTACAATCCGGCAAAGACGTAGGGAAAATGATCAGCGATAACCTGAGAGGACTCGGGATGATCTTTTCAGGAAGATTGAAGGTAAAAGACAGCGTTTCCGGCCCAGTGGGACTTGCTAAAGTTTCCGTTCAATTTTTAGAAGACGGTTTTTATTCTTACTTTCAGTTCGTGGCATTTATTTCGATCGCTTTAATGATAATGAATTTACTTCCGATTCCTGTGGCCGACGGTGGACATATCGTTTTTTTCACATACGAGGCGATCGCCGGTAGACCTTTGCCGATGGCTGTTCAAGAACAGGTTTTGAGATTGGGTTTCTTCTTCCTTCTATCCTTAGGCCTCTATGTGACTTATCACGATTTCTTAAGATAATCGAGAGTCATGAGAGCATCTAAATATTTAGTACCTACGGAAAAAGAAAATCCTTCGGACGCGGTAGTCGCTTCCCATAGGCTGATGATACGCGCCGGCCTGGTTAGAAAATCAGGCTCTGGGTTTTATTTTTTCCTACCATTAGGGTTACGTATCCTTAAAAAAATAGAGAATATTGTCCGCGAAGAAATGGACGCAACCGGTGCATTGGAATTCGAACTTCCGATCATGACACCTTCCGAGTTTTGGGAACAATCAGGAAGATGGAGTGTAATGGGTCCGGAAATGATGAGAGTCAAAGATCGTCATGACCAATGGTATGCTCTTGGCCCAACTCACGAGGAATCTTTTTCGTATTTAGTAAAACCTCTACTGAAATCATATAAGGATCTGCCTATCAATGTGTATCAGATCCACACCAAGTTTAGAGATGAGATCCGCCCTAGGTTCGGAGTAATCCGTTCTAGAGAGTTTATTATGAAAGATGCATATTCTTATCATCTGGACGAGGCTTCTTTAGACGCTACTTATCAGGATATGAGAACTGCGTATCGCAAAATTTTCCAACGTTGCGGTTTGAAAACAATTCCTGTCCAAGCAGATTCTGGAACAATGGGTGGCTCCGCCTCCGAAGAATTTATGGTGGTTTCTCCTATTGGAGAAGAGACACTTCTTCTTTGTGGTGACTGCGGTTATAATTCTAATAGTGAAAAAACTCCTTTTATCGCAAAAGCAGAAGATTCTCCTAAGGGTCCTAAGGACAAAAAGGATATAGCAACTCCAGGCAAAAAGTCCATCGAAGATGTTGCTTCTTTTTTAAATGTTCGCCCTCAGGATACTATCAAGGCGGTTGCTTTTCATAACGGAAAAGAGAAACTGTTGGTATTCCTACGTGGGGACCTTGAACTGAATGAGCATAAACTTAAATCTTATTTAAAATGGTCTGACCTGGACATGATTCCAGAACCAGAATTAAAAAGTTCTAATTTAGTTCCTGGGTTTATCGGTCCTTCAGATGTAGGTGCCGGATTTAAGATAATTTTAGATTCTTCTATCCAAAAAGACGGCGCCTATATTGTGGGCGGAGGAAAAGAAGATTTCCATATCCAAGGATATGTTCCTTCTTCCGAGATCAAAATTCCATACGAAACTGCAGATGTGGCTCTTGCTAGAGAGGGAGATCCTTGTCCTACTTGTGCAAAAACCTTAAAAGCAGAGAAGGGAATAGAAGTAGGTCATATCTTCAAACTCGGAGATAAATATACTAAGTCTTTTCAGATCCAGGTATTAGACCAACAAGGTAAGGCAAAAACTCTTACTATGGGGTGTTATGGTATCGGTGTAAATCGCACCATGGCAACAGTTATAGAACAATGTAATGATGATAAGGGTATTTACTGGCCGATCAGTATTGCACCTTTTGAGATCGGTCTTGTGACTCTCACAAAAGGTGATGAACAAGATGCAAAAGCGTTAGAATTTTACGAAAATTTAAAGAACGAAGGTTTCGAGGTTTTTTGGGATGAAAGAGATCTCGGACCTGGATTCAAGTTCAAGGATTCTGAATTGATCGGATTTCCAATCAGGATCACTGTTGGTAAAAAGTTTTTCGAATCCGGAGAAATTTCCATCTATAATCGTAAAGCCGATAAGGATGAAACTTTCAAATTCACAGACTTCGATGATCTGAATACAAGAGTAGAAAACCTACGTCAGGAATTATACCAGGAGTTGTTGGGAGATTAATCCCTTCAAAAACTGTCATGGCTAAAGAACGCAGCTTCACTGAAAAAGAAGGATACTTCGGAGATTTTGGAGGAAGATATTCCCCTGAGATCTTGACCGAAGCATTGATCGAGTTGGAAGATACTTACAATAAACTCCGTAAGGATAAAAAATTCCAAAAGGATCTGGAGTTTTATAGAAGGAATTATATCGGAAGACCTTCTCCTCTGACATACGCAGAGAAGCTGACCAAGGCCTGGGGCGGAGCTAAAATCTGGCTAAAACGTGAGGACCTAAATCATACTGGTGCTCATAAGATCAATAATACGATCGGCCAAGCTCTTATTGCAAAGGCAATGGGCAAACGTAGGATCATTGCGGAAACTGGAGCAGGCCAACACGGAGTGGCAACCGCAACGGTAGGTGCATTATTCGAATTTGAAACTGCTATTTTCATGGGAGAAGAAGATCTCCGCCGCCAAAAGTTGAATGCGATCCGCATGCAGATGCTTGGCGCAAAAGTGATCGGAGTTTCTTCCGGGACTGCAACTTTAAAAGACGCCACTTCAGAAGCGATGAGAGACTGGGCATTAAATGTTTCTAATACTCATTATATAGTAGGCTCGGTGATCGGGCCTCATCCATTTCCTACTATCGTTCGCGATTTTCAAAAAGTGGTGGGCGACGAATCCAAAAAACAATTCAAAAAAGAAAATGATAAACTTCCGGATGCGGTCGTTGCCTGTGTAGGCGGCGGTTCCAACGCGATGGGAATGTATTATGCATTTCTAAATGATAAAAAAGTAAAACTGTACGGAGTGGAAGCCGGGGGAAGGGGACCTTCTCCTGGAGAACATTCCGCTACTATGCTTTTTGGTAAGACAGGATTTTTACACGGTACCAAAACTTTGGTTATCCAAGACGATGGTGGACAAGTAGTGCCTGCTCATTCCGTTTCCGCTGGATTAGATTATCCGGGTGTTGGGCCGGAGCATGCTCATTTACATTCTTCCGGAAGAGTGAAATACGAAACTGTTTCCGACCAGGGAGCCTTGGACGCATTCATGGAAGTATGTAGGGTAGAAGGTATCATCCCTGCATTAGAAACTGCTCATGCTTTCCGATTTGCCAAAGACCTTGCAAAGGAGCTTGGAAAGAAAAAAGATATTCTGATCTGTCTTTCCGGAAGAGGAGACAAGGACGTGGCTGAAGTAGCAAGACTTGTTGGTCTTTCTCAAGGAGATTTGATTTGAGCGCGATTAAGAGCGTTTTTTCAGATTCAAAAAGCGCATTCATTCCTTATATTTCTTTAGGAGATCCGAACTATGATCTATGCGTAGATTGGGCGGATGCTCTTATAAGAGGTGGCGCTGATATTTTAGAATTGGGGATCCCATTCTCTGATCCAGTAGCAGATGGACCGGTGATCCAAAAGGCATTCAAACGTGCTCTTGCGAATCCATTCTCTATGGATACAATTTTGGGAACCACTGAGAAGATACATTCTTTACATCCTCATATTCCTCTGGTGTATCTAACGTATTTTAATCCGATCTTTCATTATGGTTTCGAGAAGTTTGCAGAGAAGGCCAAGATAGCAGGTATACAAGGTATGATCATCCCTGATCTTCCTTACGATACCCCTGAGACTGACGAATTATTCAAATCTTTGAAACGAAGAGGAGTGGATTTGATCCATTTGGTAACTCCTGCTACTCCTTTGAATCGTATGAAAGGAATTCGTGATTTTGCATCAGGATTTATCTATTACGTAACTTCTTATGGAGTAACTGGAGAAAGAAAATCCATTTCTGCGGATCTGGAAGACAGGATCAAAACTACTAAGGAAGTTTTTTCCCTTCCTGTGAGTGCAGGATTTGGGATCTCTGCTCCTGATCAGGCGAAAGAAATTTCCCAATATGCCGACGGGATCATTATAGGTTCCGCGGTACAAAGGATCATAGAAGAGAATGGTTCTAATCCTAGTCTTTGCAGAAAAAAACTGGAAGAATACGCACAATCGATTTCCGGTTCTTTGAGAGGAAAAAACCGCTAAAACTCTTTCTTCCAGTCGATATTTTCTTTCCTGAACCTGGGAAGAAAATTGACGAAACCGTCCCGGTAGAGAGAATCTTCCGGATCGGAGGAAAGAATGAGCGAGTCCAAACCAGCCCAGAAATTTACCTTAGTGGATATTATTTTCGGGGTCACTACAACCCTCGGAATTCTGGCACATTTTTATTACGCGTTTTTTTCCGAAGCGGATTACGCACTTCAACTTCTACTATTAGGTGCGCTTCTTTTATTTGCGCCTTCTTACTTCTTCTATAAAACTATTACCAAGGCTGCCAAAAATCCGCAAGTGATCGGAAGTCTTTGGTTAGCGATCATTGTATCCTTAGTTTGGTTTGATCTTTATGTTGCATTCACTCCAGTTTCCGAGTTAGAAGAAAATTCTATCTCTTGGAGATTTAACGTTCTTCGTAACCAAACAGACGCAAGAGTGGAGAAGGAATCGGATAAGGGTGACTTGGAACAGATCCAATTAAAACCCCCTGAAAAAGCAAGAAGGGACATCAATATCATCGGTATTACCACCAAAACCTTGGACCAACTTGGTGGTGTTTGGCCTCTTCCTTGGAAATATTACGCAAAGATAATAGATAAATTCTCTTCTTCTACCAATCATCTCATGTTCGACGTTTTCTTCCTGGACTATAAGCCGGGACAAACGGATGAAATGGCTAAAGCACTTTCCGGAAACCAAAGGGTAATGTTCGACTATCCGATGGAAACCAGCTTGGAATCCAAGAGTACGATCATCAATTTAGAAAAAAGAACCGAGATCCTACGTAAGTTCAAATTAGAGAATGTAAAGGATGAAGAAACCGGACTTTCCTGGTTGAAATTCCCACAATCTCCTATCGAACCGATTGCCGAAAAATCTTCCGGTTTAGGTTTTGCGAATATTAAAAAAGATGAATCCGGTTTAAATCGCAAAATGCCTATCGTTGCTAAGATCTTAGGATCGGGCCCCGGTAGAGGAGATGAATACTATCCTTCTATCGATCTTATCATCGCTTGTAATTATTACGGAGTAGATGTTAAAAAAGATGTAGAAGTTGTGATGGGCGAATATGTGAAAATCAAAAATATTCCCCAAAAGAATATCAGCTATTTCGACCGCAAAACCTTAAAAATGGTCACCGAAGATATCATGGCCAAGCCGAATGATACTCGAGAGGTCATAATCCCAATAGACGAGTACGGCCAGATGGAGATCAACTTCCCTGGAGGATTATATTCTTATAATACTACCGAGTTCTTTGAAGTTTCAGAAGGTTGGGATAACGAAACTGCAACCCAGGTGAATAATAATATCTTCCTCGTTGCAATGTTCTACGCTACGGGAAGAGGTGCAGCAAAAGATACCCACTTGTCTCCATTCGGGGATATGTCCGGGATCGAACACCACGCTCATGCAATCAATACT from the Leptospira andrefontaineae genome contains:
- the frr gene encoding ribosome recycling factor, giving the protein MANEEVISAMKSKMDKTVELLKKDFAGVRTGRANPALIEDLRVEYYGTPTPINQLGNISAPEPRLLVVSPYDKGTMKDIEKAIQASGLGLQPTNDGVVIRIIIPELTGERRKELAKVVKSKSEEKKVAVRNIRRDAMEDLKKHSEGISQDELKTLQDQVQKITDSYIDKVSAITAEKEKEITTV
- a CDS encoding isoprenyl transferase, whose protein sequence is MASSKKKIPRHVAVIMDGNGRWATSKGLSRSEGHRAGADAIDRLMDSSLSLGLEVVSLYAFSTENWKRPITEIRSIFNLLVEFIDSRLDTINAKGIRILHSGSRKKLSSLVLSKIDHAAEITRKNRKLTVNFCLNYGSQEEILNAFSRLAEERKKKSISIQKPISTKELEKYLYTYPLPAVDLLIRTAGERRLSNFLLWQSAYAELFFTENLWPEFGDKDLREALDWFRGRTRKFGGLENG
- a CDS encoding phosphatidate cytidylyltransferase: MGETTKRILSAAVLVALYLFMIFYRDFYYLQTLVILLVAGVIGLTEFYRLSDRGQDGRPFKGTGIFFFIIILLIYYFRFVASQNKFEPPIFFQTHFKLFVPSFDAVTFSFVLLFFFSFLLQILRRPLDGAIFSVSSTILGVVYAALPLGHLFLLLGMNQGIYYVFLVSVATFLTDVGGYFGGRWFGRNPAGLAISPKKTWEGYVSGIIVAIGSVFLLNILWERSTGVTPLVSGAEVFLVSLILSLVGIVGDLLESAMKRDAKVKDSGNLIPGHGGILDRADALLLTVPILYFYLQIKVALGFPV
- the dxr gene encoding 1-deoxy-D-xylulose-5-phosphate reductoisomerase — encoded protein: MKRGVSILGASGSVGESTLKILRQFPEEFRLISFSVHSNLQKAESIAKEFQPDVLCISSETADRTILGNKIGNTKVLYGSKSLEEIVSDPECETVVTAVVGASGIRPTVAAIRAGKKIGIANKETLVSCGPYIRSLLENSKSSLVPVDSEHNALFQLLENMKKDSLERIVLTASGGPFRKLPVEDLPKVTIEQALKHPTWNMGPKITIDSAGMINKGLEVIEAHFLFGFSYDKIGVVIHPQSVAHGLVETKDGASFVYASYPDMIFPVAHSLYYPKIVPNVLRSHPATSWGTLEFLEPDMERYPGLALAYEAGRAGGTAPSIFNASNEVAVELFLQGKILFTDIPSLIRNVLEKIPNSFPNDLEGYEEADRKARELAFHFSKDKVVNLC
- a CDS encoding site-2 protease family protein — translated: MLADILGIVFMLALCIFIHELGHLIMGWVVGVKARIFSIGYGKGIWKKKIGETTFQVTGIPLGGYVLFKGDEGGALKGEKGEFLSTPPLKRMIPVFGGPLFNLILGFFIIFGLYAIGYSPAGTKIYIEPAINEYSSGYQAGLRSGDKIISVNGTKTESKYELLSELGLARGKDIQLKVEREGKELEFHFADPQIGVDFAGERLVQVDFGYGSTLSHWFLKKLSFLDPNGEAAEYRKQRERKAALDPKLSPRELALQEARLNKEAIESRALDYLNDGDRILSVNGIEVHTVPELQRTLGKFQNEKVKLEVDRKTYPLLNPWTREKAEVEMTPLAAFVVELKDVRDRKYPEIPISTISLRSHDPEIKLKLLSLKIDGKSFADLEDFKKTVQSQIGKRVQLEVQGQVWDTTLGFYQIGLLGFTAKMHVKEESMDRKLSFGEAFLQSGKDVGKMISDNLRGLGMIFSGRLKVKDSVSGPVGLAKVSVQFLEDGFYSYFQFVAFISIALMIMNLLPIPVADGGHIVFFTYEAIAGRPLPMAVQEQVLRLGFFFLLSLGLYVTYHDFLR
- a CDS encoding proline--tRNA ligase; protein product: MRASKYLVPTEKENPSDAVVASHRLMIRAGLVRKSGSGFYFFLPLGLRILKKIENIVREEMDATGALEFELPIMTPSEFWEQSGRWSVMGPEMMRVKDRHDQWYALGPTHEESFSYLVKPLLKSYKDLPINVYQIHTKFRDEIRPRFGVIRSREFIMKDAYSYHLDEASLDATYQDMRTAYRKIFQRCGLKTIPVQADSGTMGGSASEEFMVVSPIGEETLLLCGDCGYNSNSEKTPFIAKAEDSPKGPKDKKDIATPGKKSIEDVASFLNVRPQDTIKAVAFHNGKEKLLVFLRGDLELNEHKLKSYLKWSDLDMIPEPELKSSNLVPGFIGPSDVGAGFKIILDSSIQKDGAYIVGGGKEDFHIQGYVPSSEIKIPYETADVALAREGDPCPTCAKTLKAEKGIEVGHIFKLGDKYTKSFQIQVLDQQGKAKTLTMGCYGIGVNRTMATVIEQCNDDKGIYWPISIAPFEIGLVTLTKGDEQDAKALEFYENLKNEGFEVFWDERDLGPGFKFKDSELIGFPIRITVGKKFFESGEISIYNRKADKDETFKFTDFDDLNTRVENLRQELYQELLGD
- the trpB gene encoding tryptophan synthase subunit beta is translated as MAKERSFTEKEGYFGDFGGRYSPEILTEALIELEDTYNKLRKDKKFQKDLEFYRRNYIGRPSPLTYAEKLTKAWGGAKIWLKREDLNHTGAHKINNTIGQALIAKAMGKRRIIAETGAGQHGVATATVGALFEFETAIFMGEEDLRRQKLNAIRMQMLGAKVIGVSSGTATLKDATSEAMRDWALNVSNTHYIVGSVIGPHPFPTIVRDFQKVVGDESKKQFKKENDKLPDAVVACVGGGSNAMGMYYAFLNDKKVKLYGVEAGGRGPSPGEHSATMLFGKTGFLHGTKTLVIQDDGGQVVPAHSVSAGLDYPGVGPEHAHLHSSGRVKYETVSDQGALDAFMEVCRVEGIIPALETAHAFRFAKDLAKELGKKKDILICLSGRGDKDVAEVARLVGLSQGDLI
- the trpA gene encoding tryptophan synthase subunit alpha — its product is MSAIKSVFSDSKSAFIPYISLGDPNYDLCVDWADALIRGGADILELGIPFSDPVADGPVIQKAFKRALANPFSMDTILGTTEKIHSLHPHIPLVYLTYFNPIFHYGFEKFAEKAKIAGIQGMIIPDLPYDTPETDELFKSLKRRGVDLIHLVTPATPLNRMKGIRDFASGFIYYVTSYGVTGERKSISADLEDRIKTTKEVFSLPVSAGFGISAPDQAKEISQYADGIIIGSAVQRIIEENGSNPSLCRKKLEEYAQSISGSLRGKNR
- a CDS encoding adenylate/guanylate cyclase domain-containing protein, translating into MSESKPAQKFTLVDIIFGVTTTLGILAHFYYAFFSEADYALQLLLLGALLLFAPSYFFYKTITKAAKNPQVIGSLWLAIIVSLVWFDLYVAFTPVSELEENSISWRFNVLRNQTDARVEKESDKGDLEQIQLKPPEKARRDINIIGITTKTLDQLGGVWPLPWKYYAKIIDKFSSSTNHLMFDVFFLDYKPGQTDEMAKALSGNQRVMFDYPMETSLESKSTIINLEKRTEILRKFKLENVKDEETGLSWLKFPQSPIEPIAEKSSGLGFANIKKDESGLNRKMPIVAKILGSGPGRGDEYYPSIDLIIACNYYGVDVKKDVEVVMGEYVKIKNIPQKNISYFDRKTLKMVTEDIMAKPNDTREVIIPIDEYGQMEINFPGGLYSYNTTEFFEVSEGWDNETATQVNNNIFLVAMFYATGRGAAKDTHLSPFGDMSGIEHHAHAINTILNQDFLWDMPLAGNFLIFFSMAFVVGLILPRMKTSWGFLFIIGIALLYSIITLYDFSEFNIVHVFPAVVMEQFFIFVGIIVYKILTEEENVKYIRTTFSKFVSKDVVDELLKNPENLNLGGSKKDITIFFSDIRGFTTMSEKMGPEELVQFLNQYLSEMTEIIIEFKGTIDKYMGDAIMAFWGAPVPLEDHAYYACAASLAQMRRLAVLKEEWKARDLPVMDIGIGLNSGPAVVGNMGSSHRMDYTCMGDTINLGSRLEGSNKEYATNIIISEYTYEKVKDRIIARELDLVKVKGKTKPVRIYELIDLVNEEDLKLLRRPLHSVEQS